Part of the Carassius auratus strain Wakin chromosome 8, ASM336829v1, whole genome shotgun sequence genome is shown below.
TAAGATCCGTGTCTATCCAGCAGCCACTGATGATAGATCTACTTCCGACTTTAACTCTAGCATCCAGTCTGGAGTATTCCACAACACTGCCCTGGGACATGCTCACACTGGGATCCAGGATGCTGTGCGACACGCAAACTCTAGTTCTCTCCGATGGCTCCAAGTCGCACACACTGAAGGCAGCAGAGAGCAGGCCGAGTTCTGCTCTGAGACAGGGGTCCGTGCTGAAGTGGAACAAGTATTCCTCTGTGGTGCCGACATGATAAAACTTGGAGTTGTTCAACAGGATGACGTTGAGTGGCGTGCCTTTGAGACGGTGGAAAATCTTTCTGCGAATCTCAACGAGACCGATTTCCTTCGTCGTGACGTTGGCAGTGTTTTCTGTGTAATCCACAGTAGCTCTTCGCCCCAGGGCTTGAAGAAAGTCTCCATAGGCATCGATTTCACATGTCAGAGGGCTGATTTCACGGAACAGGGTCAGCAGGGTCATGGCAGTCCCGTAATCAAAATAGTAAGTGCTGTCAGTGTAAACAAACTCCTCTCCTTCCCTCTCGCATACGGCGTTGCATTTGAACATCTTTTCAATGCTTGGTTTGTGCAGAAACTGAGAGCAAGTTCTGTATTCCATATCACAAATTCTGGGCATATGTGCTGGTTCGAGAACAAAAACTCCATGAGTGGTACCAACAGAGAGAGGGGAGGGATGTGCTAAGGCAGTAAAACCTGACTTATCAAACACCACACTCTCTTGGTCAGAAACACTGTAGAGCTCTATATCATCAGCACAGGTAACCAGCATCCCCGGCTTCATGTTTGAGGGGAAATCCACATAAATTGCAAGTTTGAGCTCCAGCATTTGATATAAAGGGTTTCCCAGGGGCACAGCTGTGAGTATTTTACCAAGGGCACTGGCACTGGGCAAACGTTGACTGAATCCTcctgcaaatatatataaaaaaatgcatagataaatgagtacattttaacaaatgtatacaatttatatatCCGAGATTTCTCCGCCTTCCCAAGAAGActattagacagctgcagctcatccagaacactgctgctagaattctgactagaaccaggaAATCTGAACATAACACACCAGTCCTCGGGTCCTTAcattggcttccagttacatttaggattgattttaaagtactttaactcatttataaatcactcaatgggACCTAAACACactgcagatatgctcactgaatataaacctaacagaccactcagatcatgaGGATACCacgggttcacacaaaacaaggagagTACGCTTTTAGCTGTAATGCCACCCACAGTTGGAACCagtttccagaagagatcagatgtgctaaaaaatAAGCCACATTTAAAACCAGACTCAAAACTTGtatgtttagctgtgcatttattgaatgagcactgtgctacaCCTGaactgtttgtactgtattttatatatgatcattttctatttttacattttaaatgcatagaaataaacttgccttttcaactttctattcatcatagaatcctgaaaagaTATGTAACaaagttttcaaaaaatattaagcagcataactgttttcatacaTTGATAATTTCTTGACAACCAAATAAGTACAtctgtatgatttctgaaggatcatgtgacactgaagactgaagtaacgtACGCTGAAAATGTATCTTAAACttatatcaaaaatatacatAACAGAAACagtcattttgaaatgtaatactttttttttttcctttttcttttactgtattttatgaataaatgcagccttgacaaATACAGCTCATTTACAATTAACAAAATGCATGAATGAGGTTTGGTGAATATTACAAAGATTAATATAGTACCTGCATGAATAAGGATGACTTTAAATCCTGACAGTGACTTGCCATATTTATCATGTAGACACTGCAGCGAATGTAAAGTTGATCCACCATTACCTGtatgttcagatgaagaaacaactcttaaaaatgtacttaaacaatttttttatatttttatatatatatctcaccaATCTTGCATCCTGGAGGATCTGCAAACACATGATAGTTAATGCCAAGAGGCAGTTCTTTCCTCTCCAGTTTCTCATTTATCTGAATTTGATAAGCAGACCTCTGGTCCTCATCCACTGAAGTGATGACCACAAGATCCCAGAATACATCAGACTGAACTTTTTTACCTGTGTATGGGAAATAAACAACTTTTACTCCGCTTAGAAACCCTCATGAGCAGAAAATATTCTCAGCAACAAAAGTAGAGAAAAGTACTACAGTAATACCATGTTTATTTGGACATGTAGTAAATACCATGGTATGGGATTGAGACAATCGCTCAGCAGCAATCAACAAGTCAAGCAGCTGTAAAAACAGAAAAGTCTAAAGATGTAACGGAAGCTTTACCTCTTATTTGTttgaatttttcaagtttgtccTTGGTGGATTTTTGCAGATGGATGTTAAAACGCTCTGCCATTGTGAGAATCTGACCAGTAAAATCTGTCTAAATCACTACGCTAACATCTGGCACTTTTAATAAACCACAAATATGAACCAAAAACAGGACATCGATAACAGATGTTATTTGgcgtttttaaaaaaatacctaAACCCGTTAGATATGTCCCGTAACCTGTGTACACATAAGCACTTCCGGGTTCCAGTCACGTGACACACAATCTCTGACGTCCATACATAGTACTCTCCATCGAATAATAtacattaaactgaattaattattcataacTTTCAAACTCCCGACACAAAGCTATTCGTTTTATTTGTAAAGTGGTGTGAGTGGTTTTCAAAGAAAATGTTGTTGAGAAGCTCCTTATATTTCCAACCAATGTTGTCATAGCAACTTTTATCTTGGAATCACTCGGCCAACAAAAGAATACAGTTGAGAGCCAGACACAAAACCATGGTAAGAACAAACTAAAGAGCAGGTTGAGAATTTGAACAGTTTAGTTTTTgtgaaatatgcaaatattagGGATTAAACTATGATAATGAACTGGTGACGGTAGCCCTACctcaatatatttttatgatatgttaaaaaaaatgttttcttcaaaaaatGGAAGAGATGAATTTCACAAAGATGTGAAGATTGTTTCTCTGGAGGGATACTGGGCCTATTTGGTAAACTGCTCTCAGTCTCTCATACTGGATCATGGCTGCTGGACATCAGAGAGTGGGAAAGACCTGAAGGACATTATAATGGTCAGATTGAGCAGTTTGCTTTTAAAGAGTCTGGATCAGATTGGATCTTGCAGAGCACTGCGAATTTGCTTCTTGGCGGACAACTTTCTGACCAGGATCGAAGCTCTGATGGAATGCACTCGCTTGGTGAAGTTGGATCTGAAAGGAAATCAGGTATTCATTTCATTTGCTGCCCTGAATATTTGAGTCAAATCACTAACAGTCATCTTTCTGCTCAGATTGTTCAGCTCCCCGATGCTTCATGTTGGAGTCATCTGAAAGAATTGCAGCTTCTATATCTACACGACAACAACATGTCAACTTGGAACAATATTAAAGGCCTGTCTGGCTGTTTAAACCTGACTGCTTTAACTCTCTGTGACACCCCGCTCAGTTTAAAGAAGAGTTACAGACACTGTCTGATCAACAGTATATGGTCACTGAAGGCCTTGGACAACTTTGTTATCTCTGATGAGGAAATCATTCAAAACTGGTCTCTTCCTATTCGATTCAAGGCCATGAATCAACACTTTTATGTCAGTTTGTACCAAACTATAAAGTCGGTTAGTGCTCATTATTTATCCTGGTCTTCGTTTGTTGTGTTTACTGCTATGTctaagtgcaaaaaaataaaaacaacaacatattttgatgttttctttTTCCTCAGGATTCATTTGAGACAGAGATGAAAgcaacatataaaataatttctgacatAAACAGGATTCAGGCTGTTTATTCCCCTACACTAATTATACAGCGCTGGATTCGAGGTCATTTAATTAGAAAAAGTCTTgggtaaatattttgaatttttttatgtcttgACATTTGCTATGGAACGTTTTATGCTTATTTTGTTCACTATAGTACAAATACAGTTACTTATTGATAAAGATATTATTTGGGATTTTTGGTTTTAAGAGGATTTCTTCATTGTCAGGCTTTGCAGTACAAAGAAACCGATAACGTCTGAGAAACCATTCATTTCCATGCCTTTGAGCACAGAAATTGACCAGGTACAATCCCAGTCTCAGAAAACAATGGAGGAAGACACAGATGACCACCCTGAACTAGTATGTACTATATtggactgatatatatatattacaattcagAGGCTTGGGTTcagtaattttaaaaaatgttatatttgatcACTTATTGCatcaaaaagacaataaaaactataatattgtgaaacattattataatttaaaataataaatattgttcattctaatatgttgatttgatgcacaggaaacatttcttaatatcattgttgaaaacagtgctgcttttttcaggattctttgataaagaaagtttaaaaaacatcattaaatttaaatataaatgttttgtggttttgtaacattatagatgtctaatatatatatatatatatatatatttatatatatataaatatatatatatatatatatatatatatatatatatatatatatataagcaaagcATTTAGGTTATTTGAAATGCTCATGTGCAGTATtctaaaatgtagttttatgtttctcaacaaaagaaaaatgaagagagaaaaacagagatcCAAAGACTTCATGTGAACCTTGACAAACTGATGCAAACTGGCTACCCAGAGGTATTGTGACAGTATATAAATActgatataaacaatatatatcagtaaaaaatatatatatatcataaaaaatataaacactgTACAATCTAAAAAATAATGGGTTGCTcagtaacaaaataataaataaattgatgcaACTGTTTGGGTGAGTTTTTTACTTCATGACAACATGTAAAGAAATTATGTTCAACCAAAAAGTGCACTGAGAGGAACAGTCATTGCTGATTACATTCATGTAGTCTACTCTTCAGCATGAAATGTAATGTCAAAAACtgacaaaacatgacaaaagctcctttaaatgtcaaatataacaTTTCCCTTAAAAACTGCTAAATTCAACACTCATTCTCCTTATCTAGTTCTATGCAAAGTATGCTGGGAACTAGATCTCAACTGCACAAAAATTAACAAGAcaattttattgattattgattattgCTAAAACTACATCAGTTAACACAGAAATTTGAGTTTACATACAATATTAAGTTCATATTAACAACATTATTATGTCAACAAaactcattaaaataatgttgGCAACTTAGaagttttaatgaaattaatttgattaatttt
Proteins encoded:
- the fpgt gene encoding fucose-1-phosphate guanylyltransferase — its product is MAERFNIHLQKSTKDKLEKFKQIRGKKVQSDVFWDLVVITSVDEDQRSAYQIQINEKLERKELPLGINYHVFADPPGCKIGNGGSTLHSLQCLHDKYGKSLSGFKVILIHAGGFSQRLPSASALGKILTAVPLGNPLYQMLELKLAIYVDFPSNMKPGMLVTCADDIELYSVSDQESVVFDKSGFTALAHPSPLSVGTTHGVFVLEPAHMPRICDMEYRTCSQFLHKPSIEKMFKCNAVCEREGEEFVYTDSTYYFDYGTAMTLLTLFREISPLTCEIDAYGDFLQALGRRATVDYTENTANVTTKEIGLVEIRRKIFHRLKGTPLNVILLNNSKFYHVGTTEEYLFHFSTDPCLRAELGLLSAAFSVCDLEPSERTRVCVSHSILDPSVSMSQGSVVEYSRLDARVKVGSRSIISGCWIDTDLTVPSDTFIHSLSVNLDGKTGFVTVVFGVKDDLKKSVSSPAHMKALSLFKVNLEDCVGLWGLFPEKVRFSGDTSMCSLWNACIFPVCSNLKDSFVMSLGMLKALDSGTSFALPKKATLTSLQETLQNKNLEEMLKFRKELYEDILRVNSSHSV
- the LOC113107923 gene encoding leucine-rich repeat and IQ domain-containing protein 3-like; this encodes MLKKMFSSKNGRDEFHKDVKIVSLEGYWAYLVNCSQSLILDHGCWTSESGKDLKDIIMVRLSSLLLKSLDQIGSCRALRICFLADNFLTRIEALMECTRLVKLDLKGNQIVQLPDASCWSHLKELQLLYLHDNNMSTWNNIKGLSGCLNLTALTLCDTPLSLKKSYRHCLINSIWSLKALDNFVISDEEIIQNWSLPIRFKAMNQHFYVSLYQTIKSDSFETEMKATYKIISDINRIQAVYSPTLIIQRWIRGHLIRKSLGLCSTKKPITSEKPFISMPLSTEIDQVQSQSQKTMEEDTDDHPELKNEERKTEIQRLHVNLDKLMQTGYPETVHFVTFTHIIQNAASVKSKDSQQEIKAPCNTPQCSQSLKSKAHLNTLDPDISVTAEVCNEETEEGTFRVLGLKALVHQSEPLSDMLWSRKAAGQDVREAISHFHTQRPGPQPHSSATIPGKRLIGCCHDKISLTPFEVIERVHQAFDKARMQRHLEEKVTERQIDREVAKGRRDIFTEARRTDIRLRQERERVDMEKTLTLQRAKLEQDIHHARQKHARFLEEKRMRIQEQEMVCSFSQQHNSLARAMLRYHTWKRGNQQ